A genomic region of Serinus canaria isolate serCan28SL12 chromosome 1A, serCan2020, whole genome shotgun sequence contains the following coding sequences:
- the TES gene encoding testin: MTLENKVKKMGLGHEEGFGAPCLKCKEKCQGFELHYWRKICRNCKCGQEEHDIPSSSEEDRKVGKLFEDTKYTTLIAKLKNDGNPLYKRNVMIMTSPVPAKKNITIDTVTYEWAPPVQNQTLAKQYMQMLPKEKQPVAGSEGAQYRKKQLAKQLPAHDQDPSKCHELSPSEVRHMEQFVKKYKREALGVGDVKLPGDAEVRAPDVNNLKNGGGRGTSSAVGAMEKFPNQKASQYSCYHCKMNMKEGDPAVYAERAGYDKLWHPGCFVCCTCGELLVDMIYFWKNGNLYCGRHYCDSERPRCAGCDELIFSNEYTLAEGQNWHLKHFCCFDCDCVLAGITYITVNDKPVCKSCYMKNHAVTCQGCHNAIDPEVQRVTYNNYNWHAKRECFLCSCCSKCLIGQKFISVEGMLFCSVGCKEKMMS, translated from the exons ATGGGCTTGGGCCATGAGGAAGGATTTGGTGCCCCCTGCTTAAAATGCAAGGAGAAGTGTCAAGGATTTGAGCTTCATTACTGGAG gaaaatatgCCGCAACTGCAAATGTGGCCAGGAGGAGCATGATATCCCTTCAAGCAGTGAGGAAGATAGGAAAGTGGGTAAACTCTTTGAAGATACAAAATACACAACTCTCATTGCAAAGCTGAAGAATGATGGCAATCCCTTGTATAAACGCAATGTAATGATAATgaccagcccagtgccagccaagAAGAACATAACCATCGATACTGTGACTTATGAGTGGGCTCCTCCTGTTCAGAATCAGACCCTT GCTAAGCAGTACATGCAGATGTTACCCAAGGAGAAGCAGCCTGTGGCTGGCTCGGAAGGCGCACAGTACAGGAAGAAGCAGTTGGcaaagcagctgcctgctcaCGATCAGGACCCTTCAAAGTGCCACGAGCTTTCCCCCAGTGAAGTGAGGCATATGGAACAATTCGTGAAGAAGTACAAAAGAGAGGCACTTGGTGTAGGAGATGTCAAGCTCCCTGGTGATGCCGAAGTGAGAGCTCCTGATGTGAATAACTTGAAAAATGGTGGTGGCAGAGGTACCTCATCTGCTGTTGGAGCAATGGAGAAGTTCCCAAATCAGAAAGCATCTCAATAT TCCTGCTATCACTGCAAAATGAACATGAAGGAAGGTGACCCAGCTGTCTATGCAGAACGTGCTGGATATGACAAATTGTGGCATCCAGGTTGTTTCGTCTGTTGCACCTGCGGTGAACTTCTAGTGGACATGATCTATTTCTGGAAGAATGGTAACCTGTATTGTGGAAGACATTATTGTGATAGTGAAAGACCCCGCTGTGCTGGATGTGATGAG CTAATATTCAGCAATGAATATACTCTAGCAGAAGGGCAAAACTGGCATCTGAAACACTTCTGCTGTTTTGACTGTGATTGTGTTCTGGCTGGGATAACCTATATAACAGTGAATGACAAGCCAGTCTGCAAATCCTGCTACATGAAGAACCATGCTGTG ACCTGCCAAGGCTGTCACAATGCCATAGATCCCGAGGTTCAGCGTGTAACCTACAACAACTACAACTGGCATGCTAAGCGGGAATGCTTCTTGTGCTCCTGTTGCAGCAAGTGTCTCATTGGCCAGAAGTTCATATCTGTGGAAGGGATGCTTTTCTGCTCAGTGGGATGTAAGGAAAAGATGATGTCCTAA